Proteins found in one Nostoc sp. NIES-3756 genomic segment:
- a CDS encoding RtcB family protein: MPYEKLKIQTSAPVLSWANHELGHEETKMAKNVASLPFVFKHVALMPDVHLGKGALVGSVIATKEAIIPAAVGVDIGCGMCAIKTKFTSEQLEGKLKKIRLDIEAAIPTGFNENKDVEKSVSNWQRWSDFKNLHSGVQDLQTKAMKQMGSLGGGNHFIEVCLDTENQVWLMLHSGSRHIGNNLAQCHISTAKELAKLAGNNLPDPDLAYFVAGTPEFQAYWNDLQWAQDYARVNRDVMMARFKRIIEKHLAGGKETKPLLQVNCHHNYAEKEVHFDEDVYVTRKGAVRAQTEDYGIIPGSMGAKSFIVKGKGNTHSFCSCSHGAGRLLSRNKAKNVYTLDDLIQQTQGVECRKDTGVLDEIPGAYKPIDQVMQNQADLVEVVATLKQLVCVKG; this comes from the coding sequence ATGCCCTACGAAAAATTAAAAATTCAAACATCTGCCCCTGTATTATCCTGGGCAAATCATGAGCTTGGTCATGAAGAAACTAAAATGGCAAAAAACGTGGCATCGCTACCATTTGTGTTTAAACATGTAGCATTAATGCCAGATGTACATTTAGGAAAAGGTGCTTTAGTTGGTTCCGTAATTGCTACCAAAGAAGCAATCATCCCTGCTGCTGTGGGCGTGGATATTGGTTGCGGTATGTGCGCTATCAAAACCAAATTTACTAGTGAACAATTAGAAGGAAAACTCAAAAAAATCCGCCTAGATATTGAAGCAGCAATTCCTACTGGTTTCAATGAAAATAAAGATGTAGAAAAATCTGTTTCTAACTGGCAACGTTGGAGCGATTTTAAAAATCTACACTCTGGCGTGCAAGACTTACAAACTAAAGCGATGAAACAAATGGGTTCTCTCGGTGGCGGAAATCACTTCATAGAAGTGTGCCTAGATACAGAGAACCAAGTTTGGCTGATGCTACATTCTGGTTCGCGCCATATCGGCAATAATTTGGCTCAATGCCATATTAGTACAGCGAAGGAATTAGCAAAACTAGCAGGTAATAATTTACCTGATCCTGATTTAGCTTATTTTGTTGCTGGAACACCAGAATTTCAAGCATACTGGAACGATTTACAATGGGCGCAAGATTATGCGCGTGTCAATCGTGATGTGATGATGGCGCGTTTTAAACGCATCATCGAAAAGCATCTGGCTGGGGGAAAAGAAACTAAGCCTTTATTGCAAGTAAATTGCCATCATAACTACGCCGAAAAAGAAGTACACTTTGACGAAGATGTGTATGTAACTCGTAAAGGTGCAGTCCGCGCTCAAACAGAAGATTATGGTATTATTCCTGGTTCAATGGGAGCAAAATCTTTCATTGTCAAAGGTAAAGGTAATACCCATAGTTTTTGTTCTTGCTCTCATGGTGCTGGTCGTTTGCTATCGAGAAATAAGGCAAAAAATGTCTATACTCTTGATGATTTGATTCAGCAAACTCAGGGTGTAGAATGTCGTAAGGATACTGGGGTTTTAGATGAAATTCCAGGTGCTTATAAGCCAATTGACCAAGTAATGCAAAATCAAGCCGATTTGGTTGAGGTTGTAGCTACACTTAAGCAACTTGTTTGTGTAAAAGGTTAA
- a CDS encoding NAD(P)-binding domain-containing protein yields MKLVTELEYLVIGAGPAGLQLGYYLEKAHRNYIILEAGDSPGTFFKDFPRHKKLISINKVYTGYDDPEINLRWDWNSLLSDSEKMQFKNYSKQYFPHTDDLVRYLSDFATQFNLKVKYGCKVVKITKNDKFLVVDSNNNTYVANRIIVATGFTQPYIPAIPGIELAENYTEVSTNPEDFINQKVLIIGKGNSGFETADSLIETAAQIHIVSEHPISMAWKTKYVGNLRAVNNNFLDTYQLKSQNAILDASIKKIEHKNGLFSVSFSYSHANGEEETLIYDRVIVCTGFRFDSSIFDESCQPDLTINNRFPCQTSEWESTNVKDLYFAGVLTHMRDFKKKQSGFIHGFRYNVRALHQILEHKYHNQELPYQILASTPEQLVETIIKRVNQSSGLWQQTGFLCDLITISEEDKIAKYYQELPKDYIHESHLGECNHYYTVSLEFGYEVDKMPDPFAINRVHKDDTHNASQSAFIHPIIRRFSGNTLIAEHHVIEDLASEWLEDVHILPLLHFFNSQLSPKNREIQPYSYLMV; encoded by the coding sequence ATGAAATTAGTCACAGAATTAGAATATTTAGTCATTGGTGCTGGCCCTGCTGGATTGCAATTAGGCTACTACCTAGAAAAAGCTCATCGTAACTACATAATTCTGGAAGCTGGTGATAGCCCTGGAACTTTTTTTAAAGATTTCCCCAGACACAAAAAATTGATTTCTATAAATAAGGTTTATACAGGATATGATGACCCAGAAATTAACTTGAGATGGGATTGGAACTCTCTATTAAGTGATAGTGAGAAAATGCAGTTTAAGAATTACAGTAAACAGTATTTTCCGCATACAGATGATTTAGTCAGATATCTTAGCGATTTTGCTACTCAGTTTAATTTAAAAGTTAAGTATGGTTGCAAAGTAGTTAAAATTACCAAAAATGATAAATTTCTGGTAGTTGATAGTAACAACAACACTTATGTTGCCAACCGTATCATCGTTGCTACAGGTTTTACTCAACCATATATCCCAGCAATACCAGGAATTGAACTAGCAGAAAATTACACAGAAGTTTCCACAAATCCAGAAGATTTTATTAATCAGAAAGTTCTAATTATCGGTAAAGGCAACTCTGGTTTTGAAACTGCTGATAGTTTAATTGAAACAGCAGCCCAAATCCACATAGTTAGCGAACATCCTATATCTATGGCATGGAAAACAAAATATGTGGGTAATTTACGAGCAGTTAACAATAATTTCTTAGACACTTACCAGTTAAAATCACAAAACGCGATTTTAGATGCCAGTATCAAAAAAATAGAGCATAAAAATGGTCTATTTTCAGTGTCTTTTTCTTACAGCCATGCTAATGGAGAAGAAGAAACCTTAATTTACGATCGCGTGATAGTCTGTACTGGTTTCCGTTTTGACAGTTCTATCTTTGATGAGTCATGCCAACCAGATTTAACTATTAATAATCGTTTTCCATGTCAAACTAGTGAATGGGAATCAACCAATGTTAAAGACTTATATTTTGCAGGTGTGTTAACCCACATGCGGGATTTCAAAAAGAAACAATCCGGTTTCATACATGGTTTCCGTTACAATGTGCGAGCATTACACCAAATACTCGAACATAAATATCATAATCAAGAGCTACCATATCAGATACTAGCTTCGACCCCTGAACAATTGGTAGAAACTATTATCAAACGAGTTAACCAAAGTTCAGGACTGTGGCAACAAACAGGCTTTCTGTGCGACCTCATCACCATATCCGAAGAAGATAAAATAGCCAAATATTATCAAGAGCTTCCCAAAGATTACATACATGAGAGCCATCTTGGTGAATGTAATCACTACTATACAGTCTCGTTAGAGTTTGGATATGAAGTTGACAAAATGCCTGATCCTTTTGCCATAAATCGGGTTCACAAAGATGATACTCACAATGCTTCTCAAAGTGCTTTCATTCACCCTATTATTAGGCGTTTTTCAGGAAACACTTTAATTGCAGAACATCATGTCATTGAAGATTTAGCCTCTGAATGGTTGGAGGATGTGCATATTCTGCCATTGCTGCATTTCTTCAATAGTCAACTCTCACCAAAAAACAGAGAAATACAGCCATATTCCTACCTCATGGTTTAG